A portion of the Collinsella aerofaciens genome contains these proteins:
- a CDS encoding ribose-phosphate diphosphokinase translates to MPINDPEKSENMRKSIRVYSGSSNRPLAQKIAEYLGVELSGLTLKQFANGEIYARYDETVRGADVFLIQSVAGGNVNDMLMELLIATDAAKRASARSITAVITHYGYARQDRKAGPREPITARLVANLLERAGVNRIITLDLHQGQIQGFFDIPVNHLSALPLFGQYYNDMHFDTDNLVVVSPDVGRAKAAKKLSDMLGCDLAIAHKGRPRHNAAEVMGIIGDIKGKTCIINDDMIDTAGTLCANVKELKAMGAGDIYVCATHGIFSGPAIERLNDAPIVECVVTDAIPVEVGGKIKTISVAEEFAQAISAVYHEEPVSTLVGGDFAL, encoded by the coding sequence ATGCCGATTAATGATCCCGAGAAGTCGGAGAATATGCGCAAGTCCATCCGCGTGTATTCCGGTTCCTCCAACCGTCCCCTCGCTCAGAAGATTGCTGAGTACCTTGGGGTCGAGCTTTCGGGCCTTACGCTAAAGCAGTTCGCCAATGGTGAGATTTACGCCCGCTACGACGAGACCGTCCGCGGCGCCGACGTCTTCCTGATTCAGTCCGTGGCCGGCGGCAACGTCAACGACATGCTCATGGAGCTGCTCATCGCCACCGACGCTGCCAAGCGCGCATCCGCCCGCTCCATCACCGCCGTTATCACCCACTACGGCTATGCCCGCCAGGACCGCAAGGCCGGCCCGCGTGAGCCCATCACCGCCCGCCTCGTCGCCAACCTGCTCGAGCGCGCCGGCGTCAACCGCATCATCACCCTCGACCTGCACCAGGGCCAGATCCAGGGCTTCTTCGATATCCCGGTTAACCACCTGTCCGCACTGCCGCTGTTTGGCCAGTACTACAACGACATGCACTTCGACACCGACAACCTGGTTGTCGTCTCCCCCGACGTGGGTCGCGCCAAGGCCGCCAAGAAGCTGTCCGACATGCTCGGCTGCGACCTGGCCATCGCCCACAAGGGCCGTCCGCGCCACAACGCCGCCGAGGTCATGGGCATCATCGGTGACATCAAGGGCAAGACCTGCATCATCAACGACGACATGATCGACACCGCTGGCACCCTGTGCGCCAACGTCAAGGAGCTCAAGGCTATGGGCGCCGGCGACATCTACGTCTGCGCCACCCACGGCATCTTCTCCGGTCCGGCCATCGAGCGTCTGAACGACGCCCCCATCGTCGAGTGCGTCGTCACCGATGCCATTCCCGTCGAGGTCGGCGGCAAGATCAAGACCATCTCGGTCGCCGAGGAGTTCGCTCAGGCCATCTCCGCCGTTTACCACGAGGAGCCCGTCTCCACGCTCGTCGGCGGCGACTTCGCGCTGTAG
- the glmU gene encoding bifunctional UDP-N-acetylglucosamine diphosphorylase/glucosamine-1-phosphate N-acetyltransferase GlmU, giving the protein MDATAIILAAGEGTRMKSNHCKVSHKILGKPMVQWIVDATIKAGCSRVVVVIGSHADEMRALIDGAYANSATKVECVEQTERLGTGHAVKVALEACGITQGPVVVLNGDLPLITADTVAKFAQTVATGELACTVMTMTPPDPFGYGRIKLGADGQIERIIEQKDCTPEQAATLLECNAGCYAFDGAQLAAHINEIGNDNAQSEYYLPDMLEILKGHGQAVSIFHCDDYRDGLGVNSRIQLAQLTAIARDRINEHWMAEGVTFIDPTQAWIGPDATIGRDTVVWPQTHLIGHVTVGEECQLGPNSRLTDTTVGSGCTIDETIAIEAVIENGVDCGPRAYLRPGTHMLDGSKAGTHVEIKKSTIGEGSKVPHLSYIGDTTMGSGVNVGAGSITCNYDGVHKHKTVIGKDAFIGSDTMMVAPAQIGDGALVAAGSVITEPVPADALGLGRARQVNIEGWAADYRRRLHEDDEV; this is encoded by the coding sequence ATGGACGCAACCGCAATTATCCTCGCTGCCGGCGAGGGCACCCGCATGAAGTCGAACCACTGCAAGGTTTCGCACAAGATCCTGGGTAAGCCCATGGTCCAGTGGATCGTCGACGCTACCATCAAGGCCGGCTGCAGCCGCGTCGTGGTTGTCATCGGCAGCCACGCCGACGAGATGCGCGCCCTCATCGACGGCGCCTACGCCAACAGCGCCACCAAGGTCGAGTGCGTCGAGCAGACCGAGCGTCTGGGCACCGGTCACGCCGTGAAGGTCGCGCTCGAGGCCTGTGGCATCACGCAAGGCCCCGTCGTGGTGCTCAACGGCGACCTGCCGCTCATCACCGCCGACACCGTCGCCAAGTTCGCGCAGACCGTCGCCACCGGCGAGCTCGCCTGCACCGTCATGACCATGACCCCGCCCGATCCTTTCGGCTACGGCCGCATCAAGCTGGGCGCCGACGGTCAGATCGAGCGCATCATCGAGCAGAAGGACTGCACGCCCGAGCAGGCCGCCACGCTGCTGGAGTGCAACGCCGGCTGCTACGCCTTTGACGGCGCGCAGCTCGCCGCCCACATTAACGAGATCGGCAACGACAACGCGCAATCCGAGTACTACCTGCCCGACATGCTCGAGATCCTCAAAGGCCACGGCCAGGCTGTTTCCATCTTCCACTGCGACGACTACCGCGACGGCCTGGGCGTCAACAGCCGCATCCAGCTCGCACAGCTCACCGCCATCGCGCGCGACCGCATCAACGAGCACTGGATGGCCGAGGGCGTTACCTTCATCGACCCCACGCAGGCCTGGATCGGCCCCGATGCCACCATCGGCCGCGATACCGTCGTGTGGCCGCAGACGCACCTGATCGGCCACGTCACCGTGGGCGAGGAGTGCCAGCTCGGCCCCAACAGCCGCCTCACCGACACCACCGTCGGCAGCGGCTGCACCATCGATGAGACCATCGCCATCGAGGCCGTCATCGAGAACGGCGTCGACTGCGGCCCGCGCGCCTACCTGCGCCCGGGCACCCACATGCTCGACGGCTCCAAGGCCGGCACGCACGTGGAGATCAAGAAGTCCACGATCGGCGAGGGCTCCAAGGTGCCGCACCTGTCCTACATCGGCGACACCACCATGGGTTCCGGCGTCAACGTGGGCGCGGGCTCTATCACCTGCAACTACGACGGCGTGCACAAGCACAAGACCGTCATCGGCAAGGACGCCTTCATCGGCTCCGACACCATGATGGTCGCGCCCGCTCAGATCGGCGACGGCGCGCTCGTTGCCGCCGGCTCTGTCATCACCGAGCCGGTCCCGGCCGACGCACTCGGTCTGGGCCGCGCCCGTCAGGTAAATATTGAGGGCTGGGCCGCCGATTATCGCCGCCGTCTGCACGAGGACGACGAGGTATAA
- a CDS encoding energy-coupling factor transporter transmembrane component T has translation MTADVAAAGVAFALVVHGGGAAALAFERGMGVPVDIMREESGNEPVAAFSMSHPVVPALYMVLTLGLTMFSMQPVLIALSLAGGLAYGLATRGVARTLGALRWQLPVILIIAVLNPLFSASGSTELFRIGMRAVYLESMVYGLCMGGLFVASVLWFEAAASMLGYDKVLALLGNAAPVIALMISMCMRLIPQFLRRGRTVLAVQDAIDVPGRAPADPVRSRLRASSVLMGWGMEDSLERADAMRSRGWGAATRRTTYARYRLGRGDVAALVGLALFGVATAAAAWTATTQYSFYPQLSAPAPWPGYVVYAAWMVLPCVLHAIDEKRFG, from the coding sequence GTGACGGCCGATGTCGCTGCCGCCGGCGTGGCATTTGCGCTGGTTGTGCATGGCGGCGGCGCTGCGGCGTTGGCGTTTGAGCGAGGGATGGGGGTGCCCGTGGACATCATGCGAGAGGAATCGGGCAACGAGCCCGTCGCGGCATTTTCGATGTCGCATCCGGTGGTGCCGGCGCTCTACATGGTGCTGACGTTGGGGCTCACCATGTTCTCGATGCAGCCGGTGCTGATTGCGCTGTCGCTTGCGGGCGGGCTGGCGTACGGGCTTGCGACGCGCGGCGTCGCGCGCACGTTGGGGGCGCTTCGCTGGCAGCTGCCGGTGATTTTGATCATCGCGGTGCTCAATCCACTGTTTAGCGCCTCGGGCTCGACGGAGCTGTTCCGTATTGGCATGCGCGCGGTGTATCTGGAGAGCATGGTATACGGCCTGTGCATGGGCGGGCTGTTTGTGGCGAGCGTGCTGTGGTTTGAGGCTGCGGCATCGATGCTTGGCTACGACAAGGTGCTTGCGCTTTTGGGTAACGCCGCGCCGGTGATTGCGCTCATGATCTCGATGTGCATGCGGCTTATCCCGCAGTTTTTGCGCCGCGGGCGTACGGTACTGGCGGTGCAGGATGCGATTGATGTGCCTGGTCGCGCGCCCGCCGACCCCGTGCGTTCGCGTTTGCGCGCATCGAGCGTGTTGATGGGCTGGGGCATGGAAGATTCGCTGGAGCGCGCGGACGCCATGCGCTCCCGTGGGTGGGGCGCCGCGACGCGTCGCACGACGTACGCGCGGTATCGGCTGGGGCGCGGCGATGTTGCCGCGCTGGTTGGGCTTGCGCTGTTTGGCGTGGCCACGGCGGCAGCGGCGTGGACCGCGACGACGCAGTATTCGTTTTACCCGCAGCTATCGGCGCCGGCGCCGTGGCCAGGCTATGTTGTATACGCGGCCTGGATGGTGCTGCCCTGCGTGCTGCACGCGATTGACGAGAAGAGGTTTGGCTGA
- a CDS encoding ABC transporter ATP-binding protein yields the protein MARLDGRSATDIACDSDAPAIEARGLSFIYPGAEAPVLDGLEWSVPQGAFALLVGGTGSGKSTLLSLLKPEIAPTGTRSGELRVLGESIADMGVRASAERVGYVFQDPENQIVCETVWHEMAFGLENLGMSRDEIHRRVAETSYFFGLEDWLHRDTDTLSGGRKQLLSLAAVLALRPRMLLLDEPTSQLDPVAEKNFLHALFRVNRELGCTVVVATHQPRPMLEYATCAYRIEGGRVCEVADIASLGHREGLFSGEVSGWGASRRAKNGVFISVGGCRILPKMHAGSATTLTGGWFRYDRASGWVLRGLDAAFSAGAVHAVVGGNGCGKSTMLSVLAKTVKLQRGHMERGAASAALLPQNPKALLVAETVRDELMEWASTCGYDEAAARERAASLGLSGLDGCHPYDLSGGQRQLLALAKLLLIGPELLLLDEPTKGLDLASRRIIARALRDHAKSGGTVIMTTHDLDFAEQVADDIAMMFDGEIACMEPPADFFADNVFYRA from the coding sequence ATGGCTCGGTTGGATGGCCGCTCGGCGACGGACATAGCGTGCGACTCTGATGCGCCGGCGATTGAGGCGCGAGGCCTGAGCTTTATCTACCCCGGGGCTGAGGCGCCGGTGCTCGACGGTCTTGAATGGTCTGTTCCCCAGGGCGCGTTTGCGCTGCTTGTTGGTGGTACCGGTTCAGGCAAGTCGACGCTGCTCTCGCTGCTCAAACCCGAGATCGCGCCGACGGGTACGCGCTCTGGCGAGCTGCGCGTGCTGGGTGAGTCCATCGCCGACATGGGTGTGCGGGCATCGGCGGAGCGCGTGGGCTACGTGTTTCAAGACCCCGAGAACCAAATCGTGTGCGAGACCGTGTGGCACGAGATGGCGTTTGGCTTGGAAAATCTGGGCATGTCGCGCGACGAGATACACCGTCGCGTTGCCGAGACCAGCTATTTCTTTGGGCTAGAGGATTGGCTCCACCGTGATACCGACACGCTTTCGGGCGGTCGCAAACAGCTGCTGTCGTTGGCGGCCGTTCTGGCGCTGCGCCCGCGCATGTTGCTGCTCGACGAGCCCACGTCTCAGCTTGATCCGGTTGCGGAGAAGAATTTTCTGCACGCGCTGTTTCGCGTGAATCGCGAGTTGGGCTGCACGGTGGTCGTGGCAACGCATCAGCCGCGCCCGATGCTCGAGTATGCGACGTGCGCGTACCGGATTGAAGGCGGGCGCGTGTGCGAGGTGGCTGACATTGCCTCCTTGGGGCATCGTGAAGGGTTGTTTTCTGGCGAGGTGTCGGGGTGGGGCGCCTCGCGGCGTGCAAAAAACGGAGTTTTCATCAGCGTCGGTGGATGCCGAATACTCCCAAAAATGCACGCTGGGTCGGCTACCACCCTGACAGGGGGCTGGTTTCGCTACGATCGGGCGTCCGGTTGGGTGCTGCGCGGACTCGATGCGGCGTTCTCGGCTGGCGCGGTGCATGCGGTTGTTGGCGGTAACGGCTGCGGCAAGTCGACAATGCTTTCGGTGCTGGCCAAGACGGTCAAGTTACAGCGTGGGCATATGGAGCGCGGGGCGGCCTCGGCAGCGCTGCTGCCTCAGAATCCCAAGGCGTTGCTGGTTGCCGAGACGGTGCGCGACGAGCTGATGGAATGGGCTTCGACCTGCGGATATGACGAGGCTGCGGCGCGGGAGCGCGCGGCGAGCCTGGGGCTGTCGGGCTTGGATGGGTGCCACCCGTACGATCTTTCGGGCGGGCAGCGTCAACTGCTTGCGTTGGCAAAGCTGCTGCTGATCGGCCCCGAGCTGCTATTGCTCGATGAGCCCACCAAGGGTCTAGACCTGGCCAGCCGCCGCATCATCGCTCGCGCTCTGCGTGACCATGCGAAGTCTGGCGGCACCGTCATCATGACCACGCACGATCTGGATTTTGCCGAGCAGGTTGCCGATGACATTGCCATGATGTTCGACGGTGAGATTGCCTGCATGGAGCCGCCGGCCGACTTCTTTGCCGACAACGTGTTTTATAGGGCGTAG
- a CDS encoding helix-turn-helix transcriptional regulator, with product MSFLSDSEWLCLNDLVLSINSIDNDREFRSTILKKLRFLIPYESAAFFLSDLSKDLVSTPQEWKTRVFLDPLGIDVPAGMLERYTEEYWQQDMIVAHRNLTRSTVLRESDQLSPGDIESSYMKDYLGGRHVVNVSFFNDEGFLGSLNLNRKKEEGDFTDREVQILELVEPHLTNRLSKWRVRADRSSSEVVFAHDYDVSAREIDVCRCVLSGMDNAAIAEELCISTGTVKKHLENIFRKTRVNSRVGLMALLQQYTALKQ from the coding sequence TTGAGCTTTCTGTCCGATTCCGAGTGGCTCTGCTTAAACGATCTTGTGCTTTCGATTAATTCCATCGACAACGACCGAGAATTCCGGTCGACCATCCTCAAGAAGTTGCGTTTTCTTATCCCCTACGAGTCGGCAGCGTTTTTCCTGAGCGATCTTTCCAAAGACCTCGTTTCCACCCCGCAGGAATGGAAGACGCGCGTCTTTCTCGACCCGCTCGGCATCGACGTCCCCGCCGGGATGCTCGAGCGCTACACCGAAGAGTACTGGCAACAGGATATGATCGTCGCGCATCGCAACCTCACGCGCTCGACGGTGCTGCGCGAATCCGACCAGCTCAGCCCCGGCGATATCGAGAGTAGCTATATGAAGGACTACCTTGGCGGCCGTCATGTCGTCAACGTGAGTTTCTTTAACGATGAGGGCTTTTTGGGATCGCTCAATCTCAATCGCAAAAAAGAGGAAGGCGACTTCACCGACCGCGAAGTCCAGATTCTGGAGCTGGTCGAGCCCCACCTTACCAATCGCCTATCCAAATGGCGCGTCCGGGCCGACCGCAGCTCATCTGAGGTGGTGTTCGCCCATGACTACGATGTCTCGGCGCGCGAAATCGACGTATGCCGCTGTGTGCTATCGGGCATGGACAACGCGGCCATTGCCGAAGAGCTCTGTATCAGCACCGGCACCGTTAAAAAGCACCTGGAGAATATCTTTCGAAAGACGCGGGTCAACAGCCGCGTTGGGCTCATGGCGCTCCTTCAGCAGTACACGGCACTCAAACAGTAA
- a CDS encoding MFS transporter, whose amino-acid sequence MEEKLPSWRWAIVSVVCLLCFMANYMQYQVSALAVEVMPMLNIDTVGFSMLFLVPMLTAVFFSIPLGALGDRIGSKKVVAVCTAISVAGGFLRCFTLDSFTMQMVSMFLIGMGISALNANLIKVLGTWFREQTGFAMGLFYAASCVAIVVAQICAGMFGSVFNSYMVAAVAMTISWVLWIVLDRDVPEGQPLPEPEPVLDYLKVAIKSPGVWLISIGVGFGLASTTAYAGFLPQALQLGKGIDAATAGFMAAIVTVGSFFGCIVGPAFCDKLGKFKGFLIVTTLIGAVSMFVTWYTPVGFLLWAILVTNGFFTAINGPIMQSMPVLLPEIGDTYAGSAGGIVGTISLLMSYFLPIGISAVAGADYTMNMGLESLCFLLSVVPVFFLPELGRKAMQAAAAKDGE is encoded by the coding sequence ATGGAAGAGAAGCTTCCTTCATGGCGCTGGGCGATCGTTTCGGTCGTTTGCTTGCTGTGCTTTATGGCTAACTACATGCAGTACCAGGTCTCGGCGCTCGCCGTCGAGGTCATGCCGATGCTCAACATCGATACCGTCGGCTTCTCGATGCTGTTCCTCGTCCCCATGCTTACTGCTGTCTTCTTCTCGATTCCGCTGGGCGCCCTCGGTGACCGCATCGGTTCCAAGAAGGTCGTTGCGGTCTGCACCGCAATTTCGGTTGCCGGCGGCTTCCTCCGCTGCTTTACGCTCGACTCGTTCACGATGCAGATGGTGTCGATGTTCCTGATCGGCATGGGCATCTCGGCGCTCAACGCCAACCTCATCAAGGTGCTCGGCACGTGGTTCCGCGAGCAGACCGGCTTTGCCATGGGCTTGTTCTACGCCGCTTCGTGCGTCGCCATCGTCGTCGCCCAGATCTGCGCCGGCATGTTCGGCAGCGTTTTCAACTCCTACATGGTTGCCGCTGTCGCCATGACCATCTCCTGGGTCCTTTGGATCGTACTCGACCGTGACGTGCCCGAGGGTCAGCCGCTTCCCGAGCCCGAGCCCGTGCTCGACTACCTCAAGGTCGCCATCAAGAGCCCCGGCGTGTGGCTGATCTCCATCGGCGTTGGCTTTGGCCTCGCCTCCACCACTGCCTATGCCGGCTTCCTGCCCCAGGCGCTCCAGCTCGGCAAGGGCATCGATGCCGCTACCGCCGGCTTCATGGCCGCCATCGTCACCGTCGGCAGCTTCTTCGGCTGCATCGTGGGACCTGCTTTCTGCGACAAGCTTGGCAAGTTCAAGGGCTTCCTCATCGTCACCACGCTCATCGGCGCTGTCTCGATGTTCGTGACGTGGTACACCCCCGTCGGCTTCCTGCTGTGGGCGATCCTGGTCACCAACGGCTTCTTCACCGCCATCAACGGTCCGATCATGCAGTCCATGCCGGTTCTGCTCCCCGAGATCGGCGACACGTACGCCGGTTCCGCTGGCGGCATCGTTGGCACCATCTCCCTGCTCATGAGCTACTTCCTGCCCATCGGCATCTCCGCTGTCGCCGGCGCCGACTACACCATGAACATGGGCCTCGAGAGCCTCTGCTTCCTGCTTTCCGTGGTGCCGGTCTTCTTCCTGCCCGAGCTCGGCCGCAAGGCTATGCAGGCTGCCGCCGCTAAGGACGGCGAGTAA
- a CDS encoding amidohydrolase, with the protein MEAVVPADIVIKTTALFTAEELEPHAGCVAVRGNEIVAVGAPDKVQPFVGPDTEVIDAGNKLVMPGFNDSHMHFALGSIQKDEDFCCDLMFLPSEQACVDAVAKFAAEHPDNPWIYGQGWYSPAWEDPTDPDCRSLDALDIDRPIVLSDFSMHVVWCNTAALKAVGIDRNTPTPEGGLIRHFDNGEPNGFLSEPQATNILLDVVLNKPDLDASLLKSMRKFNRLGITSIGDMHPLGVTTPGVYDIYDRLANEDLSTLRISYYSALDAPMAESQALRARHHGERVRMAGLKYILDGCPEAYTAYMHEPYLNAPMGKGFRGEPACNQETLDRMVLEADKNGFDVRIHAIGDASATMIIDAVERAEEACGDKGTRFAIEHTDNLQFEDIARMKRLGINAAIQPQHPIGGLGQGVYEGSLGEERMSHMWRYREEADGGIHLGLGTDWPAVMSIDPIDTVYAAVTRSEFDGHPAEGYFRENALTLGETLQAHTLGSAYVEGFERRLGSLAAGKLADIVILSGNPFEMDPMALRELEVETTIFDGRIVYRKDEA; encoded by the coding sequence ATGGAGGCGGTGGTTCCTGCCGACATCGTCATTAAGACGACGGCGCTGTTTACGGCCGAGGAGCTTGAGCCCCATGCGGGATGCGTCGCGGTTCGCGGCAACGAGATCGTCGCCGTGGGCGCACCCGACAAGGTGCAGCCGTTTGTCGGTCCCGATACCGAGGTGATCGATGCGGGCAACAAGCTGGTCATGCCCGGATTCAACGATTCGCACATGCACTTTGCGCTCGGCTCCATCCAGAAAGACGAGGACTTCTGCTGCGATTTGATGTTCTTGCCGAGCGAGCAGGCCTGCGTCGATGCCGTGGCGAAGTTTGCCGCCGAGCACCCCGACAACCCGTGGATCTACGGCCAGGGCTGGTATTCGCCCGCATGGGAGGATCCGACTGATCCCGACTGTCGTAGCCTCGATGCACTCGACATCGATCGCCCGATTGTGCTTTCGGACTTTTCGATGCACGTGGTTTGGTGCAATACCGCCGCGCTCAAAGCGGTCGGCATCGACCGTAACACCCCGACGCCCGAGGGCGGCCTCATCCGCCACTTTGACAACGGCGAGCCCAACGGTTTTCTGTCCGAGCCCCAGGCGACGAACATTCTGCTCGATGTGGTGCTCAACAAGCCGGACCTCGATGCTTCGCTGCTCAAGTCGATGCGCAAGTTTAACAGGCTCGGCATCACTTCGATCGGCGACATGCATCCCCTGGGCGTGACTACGCCCGGCGTGTACGACATTTACGACCGACTGGCAAACGAGGACCTCAGCACGCTGCGCATTAGCTATTACTCTGCGCTCGATGCTCCCATGGCGGAGTCGCAGGCTCTGAGGGCGCGCCATCATGGCGAGCGCGTGCGCATGGCGGGCCTTAAGTACATCCTGGACGGCTGCCCCGAGGCCTATACGGCATACATGCACGAGCCGTATCTCAACGCCCCCATGGGCAAGGGCTTCCGCGGCGAGCCGGCGTGCAACCAAGAGACGCTCGACCGCATGGTGCTCGAGGCCGATAAGAACGGCTTTGACGTTCGCATCCATGCCATTGGCGATGCCTCGGCCACGATGATCATCGATGCCGTCGAGCGCGCCGAGGAGGCGTGCGGCGACAAGGGGACGCGTTTTGCCATCGAGCACACCGACAACCTGCAGTTTGAGGACATTGCGCGTATGAAGCGCCTGGGCATCAACGCCGCGATTCAGCCGCAGCATCCCATTGGAGGCCTTGGGCAGGGCGTGTACGAGGGCTCGCTCGGCGAGGAGCGCATGAGCCATATGTGGCGCTACCGGGAGGAGGCCGACGGCGGAATCCATCTGGGCCTTGGTACCGACTGGCCTGCGGTCATGTCGATCGATCCCATCGACACCGTATATGCCGCGGTGACGCGCAGCGAGTTCGATGGGCATCCGGCGGAAGGCTATTTCCGCGAGAACGCGCTGACGCTTGGCGAGACGCTCCAGGCGCATACGCTCGGCTCCGCCTATGTCGAGGGTTTCGAGCGCCGTCTGGGCAGTCTTGCCGCCGGCAAGCTGGCCGACATCGTTATCCTGTCGGGTAACCCGTTTGAGATGGACCCGATGGCGCTTCGCGAGCTGGAGGTCGAGACGACCATATTCGATGGGCGTATTGTCTATCGCAAGGACGAGGCATAG
- a CDS encoding MFS transporter yields MSKGTVEKYALLFVVCGVVFAANYAQYQVSGLAHMVVSSLRLSSAEFSAVLFAPFIPAVVFGMPAGVCADRRGVKALVFFASAVSAAAAVARVACSSFATLFAASMLLGAAPCVINAIALKVLGPAFGDDTDRAMGWFYAAGSAGIACSLATSPLFAAAGQAYVLAAVLFAVFGLLWLLVAPSADAVRAASDGGAGDSVPMAGAFGTVAKMPMIWLVAVLLGVALASATAYSGYLVSALEVSIEPQTAGVLASFVTLGSIVGSVVGPYMRAQFKDYRAFMALSAVAGGVLMWAGEAFISTSSIGLMFAIGIASAVAGPVVQSLPYMLPGVRDGLAGSAGGVVSTVSLGLTFLIPVVLSCCIGESYETLLLGCAVLFGATALASPLLPSPDSLT; encoded by the coding sequence GTGAGCAAAGGGACGGTCGAGAAGTACGCGTTGCTGTTTGTGGTGTGCGGCGTCGTGTTTGCCGCCAACTACGCGCAGTACCAGGTGTCGGGGTTGGCGCACATGGTTGTGTCGAGCCTGCGGTTGTCGTCTGCCGAGTTTTCGGCTGTCCTGTTTGCCCCGTTTATTCCTGCCGTGGTGTTTGGTATGCCGGCAGGCGTTTGTGCCGATCGTCGCGGCGTGAAGGCGCTCGTGTTTTTCGCATCGGCGGTTTCTGCGGCCGCGGCGGTCGCGCGCGTCGCGTGTTCCTCGTTTGCGACGCTGTTTGCAGCGAGCATGCTGCTGGGCGCGGCGCCCTGCGTCATCAACGCCATTGCGTTGAAGGTGTTGGGACCTGCTTTTGGCGATGACACCGATCGCGCCATGGGGTGGTTTTATGCGGCGGGCTCCGCCGGCATTGCCTGCTCGCTTGCGACGTCTCCTCTCTTTGCGGCGGCTGGGCAGGCATACGTGCTCGCCGCTGTCTTGTTTGCGGTATTTGGGCTGCTGTGGCTGCTTGTCGCGCCGTCGGCGGACGCCGTGCGTGCAGCAAGCGATGGCGGCGCCGGTGACTCCGTGCCGATGGCGGGCGCTTTTGGAACGGTGGCCAAGATGCCGATGATTTGGCTTGTGGCGGTGCTACTTGGAGTCGCCCTCGCGTCGGCTACGGCGTACTCCGGTTATTTGGTATCGGCGCTCGAGGTTTCGATCGAGCCGCAAACCGCTGGAGTCCTGGCTTCGTTTGTAACCCTCGGATCGATTGTCGGGAGCGTGGTCGGCCCCTATATGCGCGCGCAGTTTAAGGACTACCGTGCATTTATGGCTTTGTCGGCGGTCGCCGGAGGCGTGCTCATGTGGGCTGGGGAAGCCTTTATTTCCACGTCTTCGATAGGGCTGATGTTTGCGATCGGCATCGCGAGCGCCGTTGCCGGGCCCGTCGTCCAGTCGCTGCCGTACATGCTTCCCGGCGTGCGCGATGGCCTTGCGGGAAGCGCCGGCGGTGTGGTGAGTACCGTCTCGCTGGGATTGACGTTTTTGATTCCCGTGGTGCTTTCTTGCTGCATTGGCGAGAGCTACGAAACGCTTCTTTTGGGATGCGCCGTTCTGTTTGGCGCCACGGCGCTGGCGTCTCCGCTTCTGCCCTCGCCCGATTCGCTTACGTAG
- a CDS encoding DUF6580 family putative transport protein yields the protein MSRALQHMEIPLLLAVPVVMAAALPAGIEHAALAMLVVVALVLVLFFAGYEASRPGLRQIMPTLVLAALAAAGRILFGPIPDFKPVSAIAIIAGATLGRRNGFMVGALAALTSNFFFGQGMWTPWQMYAWGLVGYVGGALAHAGAFDRADGTVRMPALLAYGFASGLLYGVVINAYDIIGFVQPLTWAGAVARLATAVPFDITHGLATCVFLAALYKPWFRRINRVVVKYGL from the coding sequence TTGTCGCGTGCGTTGCAACATATGGAGATCCCGCTGCTCCTGGCGGTGCCGGTGGTGATGGCTGCTGCGCTGCCGGCGGGTATTGAGCACGCGGCGCTTGCCATGCTCGTTGTCGTGGCGTTGGTGCTTGTGCTGTTCTTTGCGGGTTACGAGGCGTCGCGCCCGGGCCTGCGCCAGATTATGCCCACGCTGGTGTTGGCGGCGTTGGCCGCGGCGGGGCGCATCTTGTTCGGTCCCATTCCCGACTTTAAACCGGTGAGCGCCATCGCCATTATCGCGGGGGCGACGCTCGGGCGCCGCAATGGTTTTATGGTTGGCGCGCTGGCGGCGCTGACCAGCAATTTCTTTTTTGGACAGGGCATGTGGACGCCGTGGCAGATGTATGCCTGGGGCCTGGTTGGCTATGTTGGCGGCGCGCTGGCGCATGCGGGTGCGTTCGACCGCGCCGACGGCACCGTGCGCATGCCAGCACTGCTGGCGTACGGCTTTGCGTCGGGCCTGCTCTATGGCGTCGTGATCAACGCGTATGACATCATTGGTTTTGTACAGCCGCTTACTTGGGCGGGTGCCGTGGCGCGTCTTGCCACGGCAGTGCCGTTCGATATTACGCACGGCCTTGCGACCTGCGTGTTTTTGGCCGCCTTGTACAAGCCTTGGTTCCGTCGCATTAACCGTGTCGTCGTGAAATACGGGCTGTAG